The following are from one region of the Ochotona princeps isolate mOchPri1 chromosome 15, mOchPri1.hap1, whole genome shotgun sequence genome:
- the ZBTB39 gene encoding zinc finger and BTB domain-containing protein 39, producing the protein MGMRIKLQSTNHPNNLLKELNKCRLSETMCDVTIVVGSRSFPAHKAVLACAAGYFQNLFLNTGLDAARTYVVDFITPANFEKILSFVYTSELFTDLINVGVIYEVAERLGMEDLLQACHSTFPDLESSTMAKPLAGSTDSHSAAPGCPSTEPAHPLGDLRSGSTEHFGPDRNYVLASDAGGSYKEEERSVTGDASHGLPLSQPPKTEEHDTPAPCPSIPSLANQPVLGTVSTGIQTSTSSCQPYKAQSNGDFGKNSFFPSDHGLDVTTGTNSCLSSSDHSRDPGFGQLDELQLEDLGDEELQFEDPAEEMGTAEEVIELSDDSEDELTFGESDNRESKAMPCQVCKKVLEPNIQLIRQHARDHVDLLTGNCKVCETHFQDRNSRVTHVLSHIGIFLFSCDMCETKFFTQWQLTLHRRDGIFENNIIVHPSDPLPGKLGLFAGTACPELKCAACGKALAKDFHVVRGHILDHVNLKGQACSVCDQRHLNLCSLMWHTLSHLGISVFSCSVCANSFVDWHLLEKHMAVHQSLDDVLFRCHLCSQSFKSEAAYRYHVSQHKCNSGLDARPGGGLQLPCLPKRKLPAEEFLSEELALQGQPGNSKYSCKVCGKRFAHTSEFNYHRRIHTGEKPYQCKVCHKFFRGRSTIKCHLKTHSGALMYRCTVCGHYSSTLNLMSKHVGVHKGSLPPDFTIEQTFMYIIHSKEAEKSPDS; encoded by the coding sequence ATGGGCATGAGGATCAAACTGCAAAGCACCAACCACCCCAACAACCTGCTGAAGGAACTCAACAAGTGCCGGCTCTCGGAGACCATGTGTGATGTGACCATCGTGGTGGGGAGCCGTTCCTTCCCGGCCCACAAGGCCGTGCTGGCCTGCGCGGCTGGCTACTTCCAGAACCTCTTCCTGAATACCGGACTTGACGCCGCCCGGACCTACGTGGTGGACTTCATCACCCCCGCCAACTTTGAGAAGATTCTGAGCTTTGTCTACACCTCGGAGCTCTTCACAGACCTCATCAACGTGGGGGTCATCTATGAGGTGGCTGAGCGCCTGGGGATGGAGGACCTCCTCCAGGCCTGCCACTCCACTTTCCCTGACCTGGAGAGCTCCACCATGGCCAAGCCCCTGGCCGGCAGCACCGACAGCCACTCAGCTGCGCCAGGCTGTCCCTCCACTGAGCCCGCCCATCCCCTGGGGGACCTCCGCAGTGGCAGCACGGAGCACTTCGGCCCTGATAGGAACTATGTGCTGGCCAGTGATGCAGGTGGCAGCTACAAAGAGGAGGAACGGAGCGTAACTGGTGATGCCAGCCACGGCCTGCCCCTGTCGCAGCCACCCAAGACAGAAGAGCATGACACGCCTGCCCCTTGCCCATCCATTCCCAGCCTGGCGAaccagccagtgctgggcacTGTGAGCACGGGCATCCAGACCAGCACAAGCTCCTGCCAGCCCTACAAAGCTCAGAGCAACGGGGACTTTGGCAAGAACAGCTTCTTCCCTTCTGACCACGGGTTAGACGTCACCACGGGAACCAATTCTTGCCTGAGCAGCAGTGACCACTCCCGAGACCCAGGTTTTGGGCAGCTGGACGAGCTGCAGCTGGAGGATCTGGGCGATGAGGAGCTACAGTTTGAAGATCCCGCTGAGGAGATGGGGACGGCGGAGGAAGTGATTGAGCTGAGCGACGACAGTGAAGATGAGCTGACGTTTGGAGAGAGCGACAACCGGGAGAGTAAGGCCATGCCCTGCCAGGTGTGCAAGAAAGTTCTGGAACCCAACATCCAGCTGATCCGCCAGCATGCCCGGGACCACGTGGACCTGCTGACAGGCAACTGTAAGGTTTGCGAGACCCACTTCCAGGACCGGAACTCCCGGGTGACCCATGTCTTGTCCCACATCGGGATCTTCCTCTTCTCCTGCGACATGTGTGAGACCAAGTTCTTTACCCAATGGCAGCTGACCCTCCACCGGCGGGACGGGATCTTTGAGAATAACATCATCGTCCATCCCAGCGACCCCCTACCTGGCAAGCTGGGGCTGTTTGCAGGGACGGCCTGCCCGGAGTTGAAGTGCGCTGCCTGTGGGAAAGCATTGGCCAAAGATTTCCACGTGGTCCGGGGCCACATCCTCGACCACGTGAACTTGAAGGGCCAGGCCTGTAGTGTCTGTGACCAGCGCCACCTCAACCTCTGCAGCCTCATGTGGCACACGCTCTCCCATCTCGGCATTTCTGTCTTCTCCTGCTCCGTCTGTGCCAACAGCTTTGTAGACTGGCACTTGCTGGAGAAGCACATGGCTGTGCACCAAAGCCTGGATGACGTCCTCTTCCGCTGCCACCTGTGCAGCCAGAGCTTCAAGTCGGAGGCTGCCTACCGCTACCACGTGAGCCAGCACAAATGTAACAGTGGCCTTGATGCCCGGCCCGGGGGGGGGCTGCAGCTGCCCTGTCTCCCGAAGCGGAAGCTGCCAGCTGAGGAGTTTCTGAGCGAGGAGCTAGCTCTGCAGGGCCAGCCCGGGAACAGCAAGTACAGCTGCAAAGTGTGCGGCAAGCGGTTTGCCCACACGAGCGAGTTCAACTACCACCGGCGGATCCACACGGGTGAGAAGCCGTACCAGTGCAAGGTGTGCCACAAGTTCTTCCGCGGCCGCTCGACCATCAAGTGCCACCTCAAGACGCACTCGGGGGCCCTCATGTACCGCTGCACGGTCTGCGGCCACTACAGCTCCACCCTCAACCTCATGAGCAAGCACGTGGGCGTGCACAAGGGCAGCCTGCCGCCCGACTTCACCATCGAGCAGACCTTCATGTACATAATCCATTCGAAGGAGGCTGAGAAGAGCCCAGACAGCTGA
- the TAC3 gene encoding tachykinin-3 — MRHSLLLAFILALSLAGCCGAACEEQMLTRRGSSKDADLQSWPPSSVLRRLHSGRSFSLEELLRVLGKASMDPKAVASSPQKRDMHDFFVGLMGKRNMQPGSGLWRSKGRV; from the exons ATGAGACATTCCCTGCTGTTAGCATTCATCCTGGCTCTCAGcctggctggctgctgtgggGCTGCCTGTGAGGAGCAGATGTTGACCCGCCGGGGCAGCAGCAAG GATGCAGATCTGCAGTCATGGCCTCCATCTTCTGTGCTGCGGAGACTTCACTCTGGCCGTTCATTCTCTCTGGAGGAACTGCTCCGCGTGCTGGGCAAGGCTAGCATGG ATCCCAAGGCAGTGGCTTCATCTCCCCAGAAAC gagaCATGCATGACTTCTTTGTGGGACTCATGGGCAAGAGGAACATGCAGCCAGGTAGCGGGCTGTGGAGGTCCAAAGGAAGGGTTTGA